The window gaaacactttccaacttttgttttgacgttttggctgtacggagggttgaaccaggtgatgtttctaggcctattcttgcggtgtttggtttctggagttgtttttctgtagattagattatatatgtagccgctcttgttgagtgcatcttggtaggtttctttcgctttatcaaatgattctttgtctgaagaaatttctgagaggcgcttgtttatggatgccggtatgttctttaggatggatggggggtgattggatttcttgtgaacgtagagtgggatgtttccttcttttgtgtagggatagtgctttccagattggaggtcaagggtgacgtctaagaaatttactttagtgATGTTTGCTTCGACTGTGATCTTTAAGTGGTTTTCACGGAAAATTTGGCAAAAGCCGTTCTTGATTCTTTCGACCTGTTGAGGGTTTGAGTTAAAAGCTGCCAAACCGTCGTCTCTATAAAGGCCGATGCTGTTGCAATACTTTTTGGGTAGAcaggacaataaataacaaTCCACTAGTTCGCATGTTTCAGCGCCATCGAAAGATCCCATTATTATGTCGAATCGGCTGGTAGAGGATTTTTTCTCCCAGGGGCAATCATTGGAAAACAGTAGAGATTGCTTGCAgaggaaaatgatttctctctCGTCGGCCCTGATGGGTCTGTAGTTattggcgaagtcgagtgctttggcAAGCATCAAAGCATATGAATGAGGGGTTTTCTTTGTGCTGTAGGGCGTTGAACCAGTTCAGTACGCTGGTCGTAtttttccactgattgatttgTGTCTTTTGGATTATGGTGGTGTTGATCTTGTCTAAGATGCGCTTACTAATTATACCAATCttggatatatatatatccatactgcagacagtactgcagacagtactgtttcggccttctgggcctcatcagtgcagtactgatgtctgggatggaggttaagcttataaagccaccccaaatgtcccacacatgtggtacatctaagccatgccagagtgctcaaactagcgagctagtgagcatgtgcaattgctagcggcaatgactcatcccagtagagtgctgaatttggacatgaaagcaaaagctttgtaatgccaaagagctatatatatatatactttaagaggaaaaaaggacgcaactacatttcccgacaagcctgtttcgtgaatcgcttcactcttcaggggttttaaaccccacactgataaatccagaatagtgctcaacagTAATGGAGCCGTAATAAcaatgaaactatattgagtagaaaaacactgttatatatatataattatactccaagagctaaGTTATTTGgacatttactgcaactctgagtttcatgcttcttgcgaagTAATCaccaggcaactgccaaaaataacggTTACACAAAATACGGTGATTGTAACCGTTATTTCTGGctgttgcctgatgattgcttcacaagaagcatgaaactcagagttgcagtaaatgttcaaataacctagctcttggagaATGTGTTTTGTAAAGCAGTCACAAATGGAAGATTTTCACCCACTTGGAATCTGCAAGGGATTTGGTCGCTATGCCACCAATACTTTGTTGTCTTGAAATACAGAGTAGACTGtttacaataacaaataaacatCGACAAAAATATTTAGTACAACAGAGACCTTTGCATCTACTTTATTGCCGCGAAAAAAACGAAATCCCTGCATCACATCAGTTTCACTAAAAATAACACTCACCTTTACAGgtccttttttttaattggaaaTCACAAACTGCAGTTTGTGGTCAGACATTTGCAGTCTCAGGTTTCCTGGGTTTTGAATTTTAACGCGAAGCTACAACGAGGTTGTTTTTCATCAAGGGAAATTGCTCCACTTTTATTGCCTAAAACATATTATTTCAGTTAAAAAATCAAACTAAGTCATCACAGACGGGTGAAAAATATTATTGACAACCTATACCACTTACCACTGAAGTCCTGAAAGACCACAggattttggtcacgtgacacCATCAGCTTTGCCTTTTGCCGTTGAACATGAATTAATATCTAATATTACTAAAACAACAGCATTTCAAACCTATTTAGTGCATATGGGTAGGGAACTGATCAGGAGTTTCCTGTATCCCTGCTCTGATCGATTCGAGTTTTTTTGCAAAGCAATGATTATTTTCAGGCCAGGAACATTTAGTTGGTCTTAAGTGTCGAGCATCCACTCACTGCAAACTTTTAAATTAACCACAGGGAGCTAGGGTTCCTTTTCCTTTAACATAAATTCGTGTTGAAGTAATGCCGTTCTACTCAAGAGTAGGAGTAAAGGCATTCTATATGATTCAGTGACACCTGAGTACATTTTACTCAGTCATAAGAGTACAGAATAGTCTCTGTGGAATCAACTCAAAATCAGGAGTACATTCTACTCATTGGTTTGAGTTTAGCATGTTACTCATTTCTTGAGTAATTATACTCAAAAAAGAGAGTAAAATTATTAgtttactcaaagaaagagTTGGTTTAACtcatttccaaaatggcggtctTTTActgtgctcttttttttttctgtaaccAGTGGAAGTGTCCAAGAAGACCAAGAAGAAGTAGCTGGCACACAAGATGGTCTGGAGATTGAAAGTTGTATGTTTTAACATTGGTAGTACATTTGTTTAGTGTGGTCAATCATTTCTCTTCTGTTTGTGACTATGGTTCTCGCAAGTTGCGTTTGCTATTTCCTGCATTGTTGCAGATTAGATAGACCTTCAGCCTTACGTGGTTGGTAGTGGTTTGAGTCTACAGCCTGTATAATTCAGATCTAAAAAAAACTTCAAGGTTGTTAAAACTTTGCTATAACTAGAAAAAGGGATTATGCAATCATCTGAAAAAAAATCCTTCCATTGATTCTTGATGTTTATTACATATGGCTCAAGAATATCTGCTGCCTTCAAATGAGTAACCTGGCTCTCATAATTCTCTTGATTTGAGGCAGGTAGTGACTTTTCAGATATACATAATGTAAATCTGCATgggttatttttattttttgtgaacATAATGGTTGTAGAGATGAACCCGTGCCAACAGTTTTCCCTTACTAGTTGGGGGATTAAGCAAGGTAAGGGAGAATAAACAGGTTACAGgtacatttaattttttaattcatCAGGAAGGGATCCAGGTCTATCAGCATCTGCCAGTAATTTGAAACAAGATACATGTAGGTCTTCTGAAGGTCAGTGTTAGATATGATAAGAGATaaaatgttgattttcttttgcttcttttgaatattacaaaatattttgtgCAGTATTGTCTCTTTTTCCATACTCCTCTATTTGTTGAGGATTCGATATTCGTAAGCATGAGTAATAGTAAAGTTACCACTTTGAACATTCATTCTCAAACTCATCAATAATTCATAtagtaaaaacaaaggaaatcacAATCGTGAAGGAGGTTTGGATACCCTGTCTTAACTAGCATAGATTTTGACGATTTTACTTCTCCGTTTACTCCTTAGTTTGTGTTTCGATTAAGAAGATATATCAAACACTTGAGACAGTGGTTATCCAAACACCTCGACTTTTGTCAAAAATTCCCCCGCTGTGCATCATATTTTCAGCTCTCTTCTTGGTGTGTAGATATCCCAATGAAAGACTGtgtctcgtgtttgatatatttcaTCTAGGTATAAGCAAAGgttatggaataaaattattttcatgcCAACACCATATTTACTGCAGAAAAgttatttgaaattaaaaacaaatctaaagttgccaaatgcaaaaatttctCAATTGCTCAGAGAAGATAGTTACCAAAGTGTCGACTAAACCAGAATGTTTAGTCACCAATGACCATATCAGTTGCAATTTTTGAGCGCTacattaattaaataataacTTTAGGTGATTGCTTGGTTGATTAAAGTTTGCAAGCTAAGTTGGTTACATGTGTTGTTCTCATATAAACCACACTTCTAGGTTTCATACTAAAACGTTTTGGTTGTGCTAACACAGCCAACCTACCAGGCGAGATCACAAGTAAGACTGTGGCAAAGTGTTTTTGGAAGCAAGAGCTGATAGAGGAGCTAGATCATCTGGGGTTACTAGAATCATGGACTTTTTCGGAGAGCAAGGATCCTGGCAACAACTTCTCAGGAACTGAGGAGGATGCAATGGAACATATTGAGCAATTGAGGTCTGAAAGTTTGTATTCTCATCAGTAATCAGAAAGTTGCCAGAAAAAAGGTAACGAAGTTTGTTGTAGTACCTGGATAATTTACATGCATTTTGTGAAGgtagatttttttaaagttatcttTGCAGTAGCAATTCACGTCATTGTTTAGTTAAAAGTTGCAAAATATGTCACTGACCTAATATCTTGATAGGTAGTTCTTCGGCAAATAACAGGGTGTTTACATTAAGAACTGTTAACTAATACCAGGTTGTCGTGTTCTCTATGTTGCTGATGGGAACTGGAAACTAAAGTATCCTCACTGCATGTGGATGATAACCATCGAAATGGAGGGTTTTCAAAACCTCATTAACTACCCCAGCATTTGCCCCTCTCTCCCATGCGAGGCCAGGCGTTTTGTACAGTGCACTGTGAAATGGCCAAGAGTGTTGCAATTCCCCATGGAATTTATGATTTCTTGAAATACTGTGGACTTTCGGGTACATCCtctgtttttttgtgtttgtatGTATAAAGTCCATCATGTTtttcaatcattcattcatgtcCTAGTTTGGAATTGAGATATCATTAGAGGGGAGCAACGTGCTGTcctctttttgttgttgtaaggGGCTGTGAGCCTAGCACAATTTTaactaaaagaaaaactaaataaatgaCCTTATGTATTTCCATGTCCCCAATTACCACTTAATGTGAGAGCTCTTATTAGTTGTCACATCATTTTCACACCCTTTTATACAAGGGGTTGACAAAGGGGACACCAAAACTGTTCATGAACAAAATGAGGAAAAGTTAGCAGCCTGTTCAAGTAGAAGTGGATGTGACAACTTACCAAGGTGTAGTGTTGTGGCTAGGatcctaaaaattaaatatgtTGTTAGCATGGTTATACCTGTATATCAGCTAatttatacatacatgtactggtATTGCAATCTGTTCCAATCCCAAAATACATGTTAATTAATGCCCTAGTTTGGTTTGATTTTTTGATACCCTCTACTGTCCTTGCATCTGTGTCTAAACAGTGCAAGTTCTATGCATGGCCAATTGAAATTCCATACATACGTATACCACCAAGTATTGTTAAGCACAGATTGTCTTATTCCATTTGCAGGAACTAGACAGTTCATTCGTGCGAATAGCAAATTCCTTGATGATTGCTCTGAAGTCAACCCTTCGGTCTGTAACAAAGATACTGGTGGATGTAAAACATTACACAGTTGGTCTCGAggtgttttctttgttgtcagCGCTGGTGGCCACATAGAGTATTGGCAACCTCTCTACAGGTTAATTTGTTTCTTGGGAATATGATATACTCTACATTTATACTGGGAGCTCATTTACTGTTGCTAGAGAAGTTCttgatttgttttgttaaacTTCCTCTCTGATATTGAATAGTCATTGTAAATTACTCAGAGAGGTGTCTTTAAAGGAACGTTTTTTGATAAACTGAATTTAAAAGATAATGCAGGTGCATGTATCAATGTGTAGACAGAGACAGGCGGGGTACGGACAAAGGCGCACCATTTgcgtatttttgtaatttttatgtcTAATTCCCAACCCTTGTTAATagaaaatagttcaaattcGATAATATCCACGCTGTGTAATGACATGTATGAAAACTAAAGAAGTAATTTGAAATTTACGTTTGTAACTCCTGTTGTcccaaaattataaaattaaacaagacttacctgtaagttgaagtttgatggtagttctatcaaatcatttgtaGTACAATAGGGTTAACATGAGATGCGCACGCATCGCCGCGAATCAGATTTTTAAATCATTTGGGCACGCAATAATGCTACCATACAAGGGAGGGTAGGTGAAGGGTGGGCATGTTAACCCTATTGTACtacaaatgatttgatagaactaccatcaaacttcaacttacaggtaagtcttgtttaattttataattctatCAAATCATTACGTACATACGGGTTAACATGAGATTTCAAAGCTGCGGGCCCAAATGGACCAATAAAGGAAAAAACTACCATGATGTAACATTTAATAATATTGTGGACAACGTTATTGCCATCACTCTCATAATTCataaaccaagaaaaacattACAACAAAATGGTTAATATTACTTCATTGTTCTACAACAGCTTTGTTCATATCATACGAAGCTGACACAGTTTTATCATAATATTTTCGAAATGTGGATTCCTGCGACCAGCCAGCTAATTTCATAACTGCATCGACTGGAAGTGAGCCAGCAGCTTTACTGGTAGATGCACTCCGAGTACTATGGGCTTCATAAACATGGATATCAATTCCTGCTTGAGCTAGACTGGTTTTCAACCACCGCCCAATGGTAGAAGAACATACTTTATCATGGGGCTTGACATAAGACACAGGTAGTTGGGAGGACTTCCTTAATGATTCTGTTACCTTCAAATAGTGTTCCAAGGTAGTATAAACACAAAGGTTCTTGTTCATAGGAtatttaaataaacaaacattcgTAAACACCTGACCTGGCCTATACTGTTTAACGTGACCAGTTAATGCAAAACTGACGTACGTcgggaattttttcatgtgctTATTAGATATATCCAAATAACTAAGGGTTTGGCACCTTTGGCCCGTTACCAAGGCAACCAACATGGTCAATTTTAATGTCAGGTCTTTCAGGTGGAGTTCCTTGAGGGGGTTGGCCTGTTCTAACGCCTGCAGCACTTGATCAACCGGCCAAATTTCTGAAAACTTGGGAGTGGGTGGTTTCTCTTGGAAAACTCCCTTTATGTACCGACATACTAAGGGATGTTTCCCAATAGCGTCACTCTCGGAATGAGCTTGGGAACTCAGGCACAAAGCAGATAAAGCCGATCTTGCGGTATTGAGGGAGGAGTAGCTGTAGCCTTGAGTATATAAATGGTGAAGGAATTCCAACACTAGCGGTACAGAGGAAGACAGGGAATTTGTTTGCCTTGACAAACAAAACTCAGTCCATTTCTTGAGGAACACGTTGTACTGTTTAATGGTGCCCTGTCTCCAGGAGGACAAGATGACATCCGCAATGTTTGCCGAAATTCCTGAACTAACAAGGGATTCCCTGACATCTTGCATGCTAGTAATACCAGTTGAGAGCTGAGGGGATGGGCCTGGTGAAATGAGGGGTGCATCAAGTTCAATCTGATTGCCTTGAAGTGACGAGGAAGATCCACCAACATGCCTAATAGAAAAGCAAAGTAAGTTTGAGTAGGCCATACAGGAGCGATTAGAATCCCAGTGGCACCATTGCTACtaattttttgcaaacatttgctCACCAAACAAAACgggggaaaagcataaaacGAGTGTGGGCCCCAGTCGATCGTAAACACATCAATAAACGTGGCAAAGGGGTCGGGTTTCCACGAAGCATAAGTCTCAAGTTTGTGGTTAAGGCGAGACGCAAACAAATCCACACTGGGAATAAAACAGAAATCTTCCAGGATTCGGGTGAATGCCCTATCAGTTAAACTCCATTCCAAATTAGGATTTAGATTTCTCGATAATGAATCAGCTTCAGTGTTTTCCGCCCCTGGGGTGTGAACAGCAGATAGCCAAACTTGTCTCGTTATGGCCCAGTCCCAAATCTCAGTAGCTAGAATATCACATCCTTCAGACTTGGAGCCCCCCATGGCATTAATATACATAACAGCTGTTACATTGTCACTTAAAATACGAATATGACAGTCATGGTGGACAAGGCACAAAGATTGGAGGCCGCATTGAATGGCTAACAATTCCTAGTAATTAATTGGACGACATTTCTCCCCACTGGACCAAACCCCTTGCGCGCTCATTCTCTCGCATTTGGCACCCCACCCTGTAAGGGTGGCATCTGTATGAACAATACACTCAGGTTCTCCTATGTGGATGTTTCTAAAGGCTGTATCCAAATTCGTAACCCACCATTGTAGGTCTCGTAAACTGGCGTTAGACAAAACCATTGGGGCTTCATAATCACCCCCACACTGTTTCAAGGCTTCCGTTTTGTCCTGTTCAAGATGTCGATAATGTAATGGTCCATATTGAACTCCTGGGAAAGTAGACGTTAATTTTCCAATCAAGGATGCAACGTCAcggattttgtgttttttattaACGGTCAGAAAACCTTTGCATAACTTGACATAATTAGAAATCTTCGCGTTCGTTAATTTCACTGTCATGGTGACGGAGGATAACACAAAACCCAAGTATTCAATAGACTGGGATGGAACAATGACGGATTTCTTAGGGTGAATGTGGAAACCCAACGAAATGAATAGCTGCACAGCAGTGAGAATATTGGTCATACATTCTTGAATGGTCTCTCACAGGTATAATGAATCATCAATGTAACCAGTACAAGATATCCCACATTGAGCTTGTAAGTGGCCGAACACGGGCTTTAAAAGCTTAGTGAAAAGACGTGGGGCCCATAGGGAGACATTGGAATTGGTACAAAACCCCTCTCCATAGAAACTTTA of the Montipora capricornis isolate CH-2021 chromosome 7, ASM3666992v2, whole genome shotgun sequence genome contains:
- the LOC138055468 gene encoding uncharacterized protein produces the protein MGGSKSEGCDILATEIWDWAITRQVWLSAVHTPGAENTEADSLSRNLNPNLEWSLTDRAFTRILEDFCFIPSVDLFASRLNHKLETYASWKPDPFATFIDVFTIDWGPHSFYAFPPHVGGSSSSLQGNQIELDAPLISPGPSPQLSTGITSMQDVRESLVSSGISANIADVILSSWRQGTIKQYNVFLKKWTEFCLSRQTNSLSSSVPLVLEFLHHLYTQGYSYSSLNTARSALSALCLSSQAHSESDAIGKHPLVCRYIKGVFQEKPPTPKFSEIWPVDQVLQALEQANPLKELHLKDLTLKLTMLVALVTGQRCQTLSYLDISNKHMKKFPTYVSFALTGHVKQYRPGQVFTNVCLFKYPMNKNLCVYTTLEHYLKVTESLRKSSQLPVSYVKPHDKVCSSTIGRWLKTSLAQAGIDIHVYEAHSTRSASTSKAAGSLPVDAVMKLAGWSQESTFRKYYDKTVSASYDMNKAVVEQ